The Setaria italica strain Yugu1 chromosome VIII, Setaria_italica_v2.0, whole genome shotgun sequence genome includes the window CAACCCTTGCGTTTGCACAGATAACCGCCTTGGTGTTTTTTCTTGCAGTGGTCCTCGAGCTGTGAACCAATGCAACCACCAATAATGTCAGAAACAAGAATGCTTGCTGCTTTCTTATTAGTTGAAGAACTAGGAAGAGAGGGATTCCTACGTACTCCTGTTTCTCTGTCGAAGCACCTCACCAACCCTCGATGGAGGAAGCAGATTTCACAAATTTCTTTGTCCTTCTTGCCGAGCAGCTCCTCTGCTCGGCTCTGGCAAAGCTTGGCGTAAGAAAgggcgacgtcgtcgtcgtagTCCTGGCGCTCCCGGAAGAGCTCGGCGAGGCCGTATGCGGGATCGCACTGCAACCATTCGTCACATCGTCATTCAACAGAAAGCAGTCGAGATTCGAGAGGACACGCAACTACGCAACGCAAGAAACAGAGGCGGTCGAAACCaagaaagcggcggcggcgagacgagGAGGGGAGAAGGAAACACGCCGGCGAAAAATCCAAGAAAGTACCGGAGACGGAGAGCGACGCGGACCCCTTCCCTTCGCCTTCTTCGCCTCTTTCGCCTTCCCCTGCTTcctgggcgcggcggcggggttgtTGGGCGCCACGTGCGCCCCGTGTTCGGCGTGCGCCGCGTCGGGGCCGGGCTCCTTAGCGCTGCCGGTGGCGTTGCCGTCGTCGTTGGggacctcctcgccgcccgccgcagggCCATGCGCCACGTTGGATGCGGCGTCGGGGCCGGGATCCCCAGCGCTGCCGGTGGCGTTGCCGTCGTCGTTGGGGACCTCCTCGCTGCCCGCCGCAGGGCCATGCGCCGCGCCGGggccctcgtcgtcgccgtcgtcagcGCAGCCCGACGAAGCACGGCGAAGGAGCCGCCGCAGCCATGCTGCAGCGACCCACCGCAGGAACcgctccccgccggcctccaccAAGTCGGCGATCCACTCCTGGATCCTCGCCAAGGGGCCCtgaagcggaggcggagggggaggcggagaCCGCTGCCGAGCCCGCGCACCGTGGCCCTGCTTGCGGCGGCCACGCGCCATGGTGCCTTGGCGAGCGCGAGGGCGCGGGCGAGGAGAGCAGAGAGCTCCGGCGTGGGCTTCCTCGGGAAGATTGGTGGTTAGGAAGGAAGGCAAGCACGTGGGAGGAAGAGGGTTCTAGCTTCGGGGGAGGCGGGTGGGGGAACTATATATTTGAAGGATTGAATTGATGAGTTAGGACCACAATAATGACTGGCTAGCCTCAAATTTACATCCTCCCAGGTGAGTTGGATCTTCTAGCATCATACAATATTGCCATGAAGATAAGCAAGATGTTGGCACGCTCTCTTATAATGGAGTTGAGGTAGATTGAGGCTGAGGGGAAGTGTCTTGCTGCACTTGCAGAACATCATGACTATGTCAAGTTCAAAATTCCTAAACATCTATTCCATACTATCTTGCTAGGCCTAACTAATATACAAGTAAATATTGTTTTTGTATTCGTCTGTTGATTAAGCattgattattttattttacattTATGAGAGAGGGTGTCTTATGAAACtcctgatgatgaagatgatgacatcGAAAGTTATTTTTTCTGAACATTTAAGTACTGTTATCCTAGCTAGATTTCCATTTCTATGCATAGTTGACCCAACAATGATGATTTTACTTTCAGGGTACTCTTTGATGATGAAGTTGGTGATAACTACGGTTTAGTCGACCACTTGATTTCGTAGTTGCACTAGAACCAATGTCATCTTTTGTGTAAACTAACCAATTGTGCATGCAAGACAAACCGTGAGCTTAGTTTGGTCGATGCTGATGAAGCACTTGTGAACTGTCAGGTTTTGTAAAAAGAGTTGTCGATTGACCTATAGGCTATGAACGCTCATTGCAGCAATGCACAAATTTATGAGTCAAGTTTAGTTAAGCCATCTTTTATGCTCATCCTTTTGTTGTGTGACGTTCTTGAACAAGTGGATATTTTAGTTTGATGTGAAGGTTCTACATGGTTCTACATGGTGCTGATTTTTACCCTTGATTTTCTACATGGTTCTACATGGATATTTTTACAATTTTGGTGTTTTCTATCACTTTATTTTTACCCTTAATCTCTTCAACCTTTCTGGTGAGCACCACGAGAGATGGGTGGGTACCAGGTTACGTTGGGTAATGGCCATGGATTTATTGATGAGGTTACCGTGAGAGATAGGTTTAATGATAAGGTTACTGGGCAGGCAGATTAGCCTCACAGTCACAGTGATGGGGAGGTTAGCACGAGCGCAGGAAGGTGATATAGCGGTTAAACACTTGTAGGGGAGAACTAGGAGCAAGGGCCTCTCTCCCTATTGAATGTACTTAGTCGATACGGAGTAGGTTGTATTAGTTTGATACTGATAATTTGTTATGAAATATAAATTCCATCCTTAACTTGCCTAATAAATACAAAAAATTTCAGCAATAACCAAACAAACCGAAATATCTATCTAAACCTAGATGTTGTTTTCCATCCTTAACTTGCCTAATAAATACAAAAAATTTCAGCAATAACCAAACAAACCGAAATATCTATCTAAACCTAGATGTTGTTTGGTTCTCTAAAACGTAACGTAATTTTATTACAAAGGGTAAGTCTTATTGTTACATCTATTTGTTTGCAACAGTCGATAATCCGCTAACGCGTAATTAGATCCCGAACCAGTACGTGCCCAATACCGCTCCTCAACCAccctaataaaaaaaatctgattGTAGTACGTGCCGGGGATGCAATAGCGTTACATTAGTAAACCAAACAAAGACAGAATTAGAGTGCAATCTGATTACATTTTCATTTACGTTACCGCTCGCCGAACTAAACACATCAGAGTGACGAAACTTTAACTCCAGGGGCAGGGGACTCCGCTGTAGCCGGCCCAACCCAAGCCTGCACTATCACAAAGCCCACCTCCTTCTTCCCCCACGACTCGTCCCTGTCTCCTCCTCGCACCCGGCCCGTGGGCATTCCACTTCCAGTGCTCTCCTCCCCGCGGCAGCAAGGGCAACTGCTCCGGCGTGACCGACCCTCCCAATCCCTGCTGCCCACGCGCGCAGCCCTCTCCTCGCCGCCACGATGCGGTTTGACCTGGATGGCATGCCGGTTCACTTCCCATACGCGGTGATCTACCCAGAGTAGCACGCGTACATGGGGGAGCTCAAGCGCGCCATCGATGCACGCGGGCACGCGCTGCTCGAGGTGCCCACGGGCACCGGCAAGACGGCGACGCTGATCTCCCTCATCACCTCCTACTCCCTCGCCAACCGGTCCCGCCCGCTCCGCCTCATCTACTGCACACGCACCATGCACGAGATGGAGAAGACCCTCgccgagctccgcctcctctttgCCCACCTGCCTCCCGCTGCCTCCCGCTCCCTCCTCGCGCTCGGTCTCTCCTCCCCCAAGAACCTCTGCGTCCACCCGCAGGCGTCCGCCGTCGCGGCCCGGGACTCCGCCGCCTCACGGCCTCCTGGGTCCGCGAGAAGGCCGCCTCCGATCAGACACATCCCTCATGCCGCCAGGGGTGTACACCCTCGCTGACCTCCGCGACAATTGAAGCCGGCGTGGAATTGATTTGAGGGATTGTACAGAAGCATGTCACAAGTCGGCCCAACTAAGGTTGATAATCATGTTCCTCCTGGCCGTTGCCCGCTAAGCTGCGGTTTCCCCTGCCACCGCCTACTGTGCCGGCGGCGCAACGACGACTCACTGCACCGTCTTGCACACTCCGCTGATGCCGTCGTGGCCCCGCCCTTCCCGAAAAATCTCTCCGGCCATCACGCCCTTCATGCCGACACCACCCACCACCGGTCGCAGGCCACCCGCTTGAGTTGGGTTTAGGGATGGAAATGTGGAAATGGATAATCCGTATCCACTAAAACGACAAATATGGATATCCGTATTCGTATCCAAATTTAACGTGGTACTAAAATGAATATATCCGAATTcgtttttcttaattttctctATCCGATTCCACATTCGAATTCAAAAATACCTGACAATATCCGTATCCGACCATATGAAACAATTAGTTATATCTATAACTAATGGTAAATTTATCATTAAAACTATTCAAGATTTATCTTTATAACTAATAGTTAATTatattaattttattattactaatattgtacccataaaactatttaaaatttatctctaatttttgTGACCAATGTCAttaaatttaataataaatatatgtgcatattaattttatttttaaatactCTAGTTTATTTatcaataaaaatatttttatacaattttttattattcattgataaatttttatatttattgaaatatatatttatccatatattatttttttcatagttTGCACTATTTCAAATATTTATTAATTAATGTAATATTTTCATAAGCGATTTTTGTTTGCACTAGTTAGTTAGGTACTCATACTTTAGTGTCTACTTGTATAAAAGTTTTGTTATTTAAAACCATCAACAAATAAAATTGGCAAATGTTATCTTCAAATCGAGTAAATATCCTTTGGGTATCCGAATTCGAGACATTCATTTTGTATTCGTATTTGAAAACATCCGAATTCGTATTTATATTCGACTGAAAATGTGGTAAAAAGTGCTATCCGGATCCGATTCCATGCGATCCCTAGTTGGGTTACCGTCGCGAGTTTGACACCAATGACTTTTCGGATTCAATGTAGAGTAACTTCTCTAAAAAAATAACTGGTGCATGTATATGGTAACATATTAATAAGTTCTCACGGAAAATTGGATGATGTGATTAATTGGATGATAAGCAAGGTCCTTCTCCTTGGTAATTGTGCCTTTATGAAATATgtctatcaaaagagaatggtgGGAGTAGTTCAAAGATCATTTCCACAAGACACGTAGTTCAAATGCGAAGGAATTCCAAAACATAGACACAAATATATTTAAGTTCTAAGAAAGTGTATATTATTGCATACATTGtaaataattttatttcatgAATAAACATACTAAATATTGATTATATTAAATATTTATGCAACAATGACAAAGTTATCTATTTGTCACGTTAGAACATTCTTGGGAGGATGGAATTGAAATGAATATTGTGCTTTGGAAAGAACTCAAATTTAGGGAGACTATTACCTCAGTTTCTAATGTTTTTCGGGGAAGTTATTAGGATGTATTTCAATTCCCAACTAATTTTTGACTCTGAGGAACATCTGACTTTTCTCTTCAATTTTTCATATGTCTTAGATGTGCAAATCTTACATATATGTTCTTTCATAATTTACATATCATATTTACAACACATGTAGTTGATATGCAAAGTAATTCCAGGAAATAGGCAAAAACACATACACTTCTCATCTGAACTCCGAATCGGGTGTTCTATATATGCATTTTGATTGTCTCGATGAGAGATACgtaatggtgaagtccaatttgcaaTTTGAGCAGTTTATCCAAATCGGTCTGATCGGTTTAGAGACCGGTTCGCTCAGATCAATTTTGGTCGTGAAAAGGTAGTAAAAATATCAATTCCTTATGGAACGAAATATTGGCATTCCATTCATATGCTGTTCATTGGTGACTTTAAATGGCAGCCTTTATCTTTAGTCCTTTTTCTGCGCATTATGTACCTGATGCAATTAGTGTACAGTTGTAAGATCCACTTGACTCATGAGCACATAATTGGCATTAGAGCCTGCTACATATCATGTCTGTTGTTTTACTAGAAAGAAAACTTAGAAACTATTGGTTTAACTCATATTTACACAACATACTGCAATAGTTGGATTTAGTGTTAGATGACTTTATTTGTGAAATAAAACTGCAGTATGTGCTTAAAGCTGTTCAAAGTGGCTATATTCATTCTCCCAGGTTGAATCCTGCCCTTTTATTTTTGTAGTAACTTGTTTGCTTGTGCGAAAATGTTTGCCATCTGTGGTAGCTTGAAAGGGGAGACATCCTTTATCTTTAGGACTCTTTCTGCCTGTTATGTAGCCTAACCTGATGCATGCAATGTGTAGGATGAACACGCATTTTTCTCAAGAGCATATTTTTGGCATTAGACCCTAGTCTCAAGTACGATGATACTCTctggaaagaaaacctagaACTCTTTAGTTTAACTGTTATTTACACGACATGCTAATGTGGTGAAGTATATGGATCTTATAATCTTCTCATCCACTGGGACATTGGAGTCCTTTGGTACAACACATGTACAAGAGACATTGTAGTTTGAGGAAGTTTGAGTTTATCTACAGTATAGTAACTGACAGTGTTTAGCGAAGGTCCATGTCaaacactctctctctctacacTGGTTTTGAGTTTGAACATGAGTAGATGATTTTGTCACCTATCTTACTATGTGTTGTTGCAATGAGGAAAATAGTGGGGACTATAGTATCCGTTGGGCTGTATTGCTCTTGGTTTATGTGCAAATTTGCTGCTTTCTTCAGACAAGCAAGAAATTTGGTATTTGTTGTTGGCACTACTCAAGGAAAGCTAAAATTGATGAGGGAGTTTGGTGGTTTCCTCCAACGGAAAGCTAAAATTGATGAATTTGTTTGGTTTTCTCCAAAGTCCCATTGTTTAATTTGTCAGGCGAGCTCTCTATCTGCACTGATATGTATAGCCAGATTGAGTGTAATTTTTGCCTTTCAACCATTAGCTAGAACATATGCCATCATACTTGGAGGATGTGACAGCCTgagtaattaagaacctaaatcaaataatcaacagggtgattaagaagcaaatcaaagctaactcggAATTTTTGAGAGTAAGGTCTAAAAATACGACATATtttgaaccaagtgttaaaactccctcctgttgagaatgacttgtgaagcaaataaaaacaaattttatatagtAACTTAAATCTTGACCAATATACTAGTGGTAGAACTTCTcaagttgaacaccttccactcacatcacttcttctgattttgagtagaggatgttccaaaatcgagtagacgatcggtcaaatttcaaatccaattCCAAAATAGCTTTGACCGACGCTCCACCAAAGGTCCTACCATCCTATCTCCAACTTCATCGAGCTTTTCCTTGTTGATCTTTATAAAATTCATAGCAGATATCCTGTTCCCGAACCTTCACTTTTGGAAATCAAACCGCGTAGTTCAAACTTGGTGTGAAAACACATGTTATACACGACACCTTCGTCACGACACACATCACGAGCACCAgcatgcataattaagcatcatgaacatcgTTTTGTGCATAGTTGACCGTTATGAGCATCAGttgtgcataaatgaatgtttcggccatgcattgttaagtgccCAGAATTTTGGTATTTAttggtgaaaaatcaaatttgtgaaggaacCCCAATTTCTTCCATACCACTGTACCCCCAAATATTTCATTCAAATACTAGAcaccatttagtgattttacaatatttttaccaaatttttcagtgATGTTTTCTTGGGTTAAAAATGCATTTAATGTTCAATTTTAGCTTTTTTGTTTTGACGATTGTGTGCAAACATAAAAGCTTTTGAGTTTatttccaacgagtatttttgggtaattttttaaCACCTGTAGCTATTTCAAATAAGGGAGCAAAGTTGGCACGTTTTATTTCTTCGCGGACCCACGCGTCAGCACTTCTCCTTCCTCACGTCACCAGTTGCAAAGCAGTTGGCCTGCAGGGGCCGAGCTCCACCTGGCCGGTGCCCATGGTGGCTTCCCTTCTCGCCAATCCTTGCGCCCCATGGTGAGTCACTCCGTCCGTTCTTATCCTCACCATCCTCCTCCTATATATAAAGCCCCCAACTCTCCCTCCTCCAATCTCCATTAACAGAACACCGAgctccacttttccccaaacTTTGCTGGCGAAATCCGCCGCGGTTAGTGCATCTCCGGCCGATTCCTTGCAGCCACGGCGCCTCCTCGACGTCTCGATTCCGTTTTGCTACTTCCCGGGCTCCCTCCCTCACCGGACGACGCCCTCCACgggagctcctccgccgcctccttcgtGCGTCGTTCCTCCCTGTGCGCCGCCCTCCTCCAAGTGCCTGACTCCCTGCTGGTGTGCTCCCTGGCCCAAGGTGCCGCCCCTCTCCCTTCCCAAGCTGCCCCCTCTCTTTCTCCCACCTTCAGCCCAAGGCCATGGCCGGTCCGGTCGTTTTCTGTACGGTGCGTGCTTGTTTATGTGCGTGGGGAAGAtttgagaagaagaaggaagtgtagggggttatggggaagttTCAGGAACTTTTGCGCAATTAACTCATTGACATGGGGGCTAGATTGAAAGTTTGTCTCGGTTttttttcctagatctaaaatggctgcaactttggaaattcatagtaaattgtagaaaaatcataaaatagcaaatgaagatgttttggaatccttgtgagAAGAGTTATGCAATAGAGTCATAATATGATATATGTTAGTAGAAAGTTTCTGATGTGATAAGGGGTACGTATGAAGCTAAGTTATGATAAGTAGTGGTTAAGCTTTGAAGTTAACTcatatgtatgctctcatgttaatATAACAGCTACTTATATAAGTTTTTCACCTTTACTTTGATTCTTGCTTAAGGTATTTAGGGTGTTCCATGTTACCTAAGGCTAATGCTAATTAACTATGTCCATAGTAGTTGTGAGCTATGTGTTTAACTTATGCATATGTTACCATGTTAAAGAActaaatgaagaaccttgttgCATATGTGCTGAAATGGCTGCTAGAGTAGTTTCTATTGTGGTAATATTTTCGAGATGATAATGATATTTTCTGTAAATATGGTGAATACAAAAGATGTAGGTAACTTCATAATATAGCTTGTGTTAAATTTTCATCACCATAAGCCTGATggtttaggagctatagattttacaagttcattgtCAGGTTTTGCATGCTCTATGTATAGGTCTGAATGATTGTGTTTTTTGACTTAGCTAAGCTTTGTATCATATCTTGGAGATAATATAAGAAGTGTAGGGTTTTTCATGAGCTTTCCAAACTGTTaaagatcaccccttttggtggtctaaatctccagttatgagcttgtgaaatGGAATAACAGAATCTGTCCTAAAGTGGAccgagatgtcttctttgtAATGTTTGACCTGGTTAACTTTAGTTTTAGCTTGTGGTGTTTATAAAAAAGTTGTGAATGGTTTGTTAAGCCTTCTAAAGAGTCTAGAACGACCTTGTTGTGAAAGCTAGAACTCAACTTATGGGTGTCTAAAGTTTAATGTCAGCATCTGTCCAAGTTTGGACAGATTTGCTTCTTTGTGTTTTCTAGTCTTGTTAACTGTTGAATCATCTTGATACAACAATAATAAAGTTCTATATAATTTAATAAGGTTTCTACCAAGTTAATAATCATGGTTGTTGGAGGTCTAGAACTCCAGATATGCATCTGTGAAGTTCGTGTCAGTTTTCTATCCTTATTTGTACAGATCTGCTCTTTGGTGTGTTTTCACCTTGTTATTTGTCGAATCAGCTTTTGGTGTGagtaacaaagttttagataattTTCTTAACTTTAAAGAAAGTCTAGGATCACCCTTTTTTGATGCTTATATCTCTATTTATGGTTAATACAAGTGACTATTGTGCTGCTGTCAAGATTAGGTGTATGTGCTTAATgttattagctttaacttgatgttgccttgtgtgctggctagttagctcatatcattattaGAGTTAAATTGATCTACCTAAGAATCTTATAAATatgttatataatgttggtcaagCACTTAGCTACTAAATGGTCATGTATGCATGTGGCTACAAAATAACCTTGCTGCATAGCTCGctagaaccttagtgatgttggtgcgtgacttgcttgtgtatgaattgtttaaaaataaatgtaataTAATTTATACCTGGAGGAACTTTGGGGTTACTTATAATACATATATTAAGAAGCCACATGTATGCCATACAATATGCGTTTTCCCAGTGTGAGAGATGAGAGGACCACATAGAAAGGGTACTAATATATatagttagtttttttttacaaaatctGCATGGATGCAGAATTGACCAAAGCACATGCAGGTTTAAGTCTGGATGATGGGCACTTCCAGGGTTGGATCCAGCAGGGGCTTGGATCGAGGAAAGTGACAAGAGCACTCAAGCTCTAATAACCAATTGGTGGGACGGAAACATGGAAGCCTGGTGGCATGTGGTGTAATGAACCGGCCTTGGAAATGAATTAGCAGGGGTGGATCCTGTTGTTGCCTTTTTAAAATATTACTTTCGATTTGGGGGGCATGGTTTCTATAATgtagtttttttatttcttttcttattaTTTGCTGATAGCTGATCTACAAGCAGGTTGTTGGGCATCGAGGCATGACGACCAGTAATATATGAACGAGGCTAATTAGTTATTACAAATAGTTAATTAAAATTAAGGATACATTAGTTATtgtgaataaaaaattatttctcTTGTTTACTAGTGCCCCGTTATCACTGCCAACCCAAGCAGCTGATTCTAAAAACTGACACAGAAGAAACCATATCAAAATCATGGAAAATGGATCATTGACTGTCTCGGACCAATATCTAGCACCCGGCAATGGAGAGGAATGGATCGGAGTCCTTCGCATAGCTTCCTGCCACTGAGTACAAGACCACAGGGTGATAAGGCTGTGTTAAATGAATGGTATACATGCATAGAATGGTTCACTTTGAATGAGATGAGCCAGCACAGGAAGATGGTACAAGCTAAGCAAGTACCATTTTTGTTTATCTGTAGTGTGATACATGCTtctatttgtttgcttgtatggaATGGTATGGGCTCATACAAGATCATGTTTGTTTGGATAGGGATGGATTAGCCTGTTATTAACCTAACTTGGTGAGCTTTATCTCATGTATTGCTTTATTGCGTATCTTTTTATAATAAGTCTATTTCTCCATATAATTTGTGAACATTATAAAATCTGAATGTGCAAGACATAATCTAGTATTTCAAATTTATTGatacatggaaaaaaaatcaaattcctTATGCTGAATGAAACGAAGACAAATACCAGATAGGAGATCTCAAGTACTTATATGTCTATAAAATACCAGATTATTATCACCTCACTGTTCTTGGTACGTCACCAAACATATGTTTAGCTGGCATATAAGTGGTGTTTTACTTACAATGACTTTCATGAAAAAGATCTAGTGATGGACCAAGCAGAACTCCATGTTTGGAATTGAAGAACCTAATTCAATAAAAGTGAAGGACAAAAGTAAAATGACAACTGTAGCATAGGGAAAGTGGCATAAAAAATATCATTGTGAAATATCTTGTGATATCTAATTGTGCGATGCCAAACTCATTCTCCTGAGATTCGGAACTAGCCACACAGGGGTTGGAGAGTTGGACCAAAGCTGAGGGGATACAATTTCCTTGTTCCTATTGTTTTTCAGGTCAAATTCTCCAAtatgttcgttcaaaaaaaaaaaattctccaaTATCACGCCTATCGTTCTTGTGACACGTGACATCAAGAAAGTAATCATCAGTAAAGTAGGCATGATTTGGCTTCAGTTGTGGATATTCTTTGGCACAAAGGCAAAGTGATTGGTTACGCCCAATAAACAGCACGTTCTCACCCAAGGTACCTACTTCCACTACAAGCTTTTCCGATGTAAGGTCCACTTTATGTACTTTGATCCTGTTGGTCTTGTTGGGCGGCGGCGTAGACAGTTCTAAAATAGAGTCATAGTCTTTACCGTTAGATCTAGTAATTTGCAGCAGTTCACCAGATGGAGCTTGAACAATGTAAACCCTGTCTGATGCAGACCACTTCACCCGTTCCAGAACTATCTTCATTGTAACTGCTGGGGCACAAAGATCGAACGCATGGATTTCTCCTAATGCAGTGGTGGCATATAACAGTCCACCCTGAAATTGGCAGTCTTCATAGCAAGTGTGTGGCGGCAACCACGTCCACTCATTGTCTCCTGCCCTTGCAAACGAAAGCTGACATTCTGGGTCGTGGATCAGCACCACGAAGTAGTCCCCGGTGGATGGATCTGAAGATAGAAAGGCCTTGTCGAACAGCATATCACGGAGCTCACTGAGATCAAGGATTGATGGCTTATCATAGAGCCACTCCTCTCCAGTGTACCACAAGTACTCATAGTTACAAAGGGTGCCAGCATCATCAAATATCGGCTCCACCTGCTCGATGGTTGTGACCGATGGCAGTGCGATCTGATCACCGGTGATGGGGTTGACAAGCTGCAGCTCAGATCTCTCGTCTGCGGTGATTATCCAGCCATAGGACGAACCAATGACCTCCCTAGTTCGGATAGGTGGGTCCGGGAGAGTCAATGTGTATGCCTTCTTCTCAGCGAGGCTGTATAGACCCATAGCCCTCTCACCCATGGATTCAGAAGTGTACAGGAGGCACGGTGTCCGCTGCAGCTTGCAATGTTCAGTAGCGCACAGGCTTGTGTAGGCGGCGCGCCACGAGGCACAGACTGATCCTGCACGTACAAGGCCAGGGGTCTCAAGGAGGGCAAAGATATCCATCAGGATATCCTGTGGCAGCCACGGCAGTTCACTGCCTGCAGTAGGTGCCACCACGGGTGATGGATGTAGAAACTCATCTAGCTGGAGTAATGTCTTCATCAGTGAACAGGTTGAGGAAGCAAATATGTTGGCAAGAGCCCGAAAGAGCAGATTGCACAGACAGCTAAGGTTCATCCTCTCGGCTCTGCTGGATATGTCCAtcgaagcaaatcaaagctggATCTCTCGCCTTTGCAAGACCACGGATGATCGAGTTGCTCCCTGCAACGGGAGACAAAAGA containing:
- the LOC101763224 gene encoding probable F-box protein At4g22060, with the protein product MDISSRAERMNLSCLCNLLFRALANIFASSTCSLMKTLLQLDEFLHPSPVVAPTAGSELPWLPQDILMDIFALLETPGLVRAGSVCASWRAAYTSLCATEHCKLQRTPCLLYTSESMGERAMGLYSLAEKKAYTLTLPDPPIRTREVIGSSYGWIITADERSELQLVNPITGDQIALPSVTTIEQVEPIFDDAGTLCNYEYLWYTGEEWLYDKPSILDLSELRDMLFDKAFLSSDPSTGDYFVVLIHDPECQLSFARAGDNEWTWLPPHTCYEDCQFQGGLLYATTALGEIHAFDLCAPAVTMKIVLERVKWSASDRVYIVQAPSGELLQITRSNGKDYDSILELSTPPPNKTNRIKVHKVDLTSEKLVVEVGTLGENVLFIGRNQSLCLCAKEYPQLKPNHAYFTDDYFLDVTCHKNDRRDIGEFFFFERTYWRI
- the LOC101762815 gene encoding DNA repair helicase XPD-like, whose product is MGELKRAIDARGHALLEVPTGTGKTATLISLITSYSLANRSRPLRLIYCTRTMHEMEKTLAELRLLFAHLPPAASRSLLALGLSSPKNLCVHPQASAVAARDSAASRPPGSARRPPPIRHIPHAARGVHPR